Proteins encoded in a region of the Rutidosis leptorrhynchoides isolate AG116_Rl617_1_P2 chromosome 9, CSIRO_AGI_Rlap_v1, whole genome shotgun sequence genome:
- the LOC139868621 gene encoding uncharacterized protein, with product MSVVLFNLPGPDVAVYKGYGFSKVTEKYLATSGLSNAIYSVGVSNVQADIFGQLIPCPFQQPSFSNEKEKKDIGSSSLSEASQRKLPETESFIEALPVSAHCCSCIIEFDGAAKGNPGPAGAGVVLRAVDGSIVYRVREGLGIATNNVAEYRAVILGLRYALKLGFTYVRVQGDSKLVCMQVNGLWKTKNQNMSDLCKVAKELKEQFLSFEICHVEREYNSEADAQANLGVRLQDGEVQEEVDRR from the exons ATGTCAGTTGTGTTATTTAAT CTGCCTGGTCCAGATGTTGCTGTGTATAAAGGCTATGGGTTTTCAAAGGTTACTGAGAAGTACCTGGCTACAAGTGGGCTTAGTAATGCAATTTATTCTGTTGGTGTTTCAAACGTACAAGCTGATATTTTTGGCCAACTTATTCCCTGTCCTTTTCAG CAACCCAGTTTCAGTAATGAGAAGGAAAAG AAAGATATTGGATCGTCTTCTTTATCCGAAGCTTCTCAAAGAAAATTGCCTGAGACTGAAAGCTTTATTGAGGCACTGCCTGTTTCTGCCCATTGT TGCTCATGTATTATTGAGTTTGATGGTGCTGCAAAAGGAAACCCGGGACCCGCAGGTGCTGGAGTTGTGCTACGTGCAGTAGATGGAAGTATT GTTTATCGTGTGCGTGAAGGTCTGGGAATTGCAACCAACAATGTTGCTGAATACCGAGCTGTGATATTAGGGTTGCGTTATGCTCTTAAATTAGGTTTTACGTATGTTCGCGTGCAAGGGGACTCCAAACTTGTTTGTATGCAG GTTAATGGTTTGTGGAAAACCAAAAATCAGAACATGAGTGATTTGTGTAAAGTTGCAAAGGAGCTTAAGGAGCAGTTTCTGTCTTTTGAGATTTGTCATGTTGAAAGG GAGTATAACTCTGAAGCTGATGCTCAAGCCAACCTAGGTGTACGTCTTCAAG ATGGTGAAGTTCAAGAGGAAGTTGATAGGAGATAG